The Dehalococcoidales bacterium region TTGGTCAACCGAAGACACAAAACCTAGGATTGTTACCTATGGTTTACCATATGGTTTACGATGACGTTTACCATACCGTTTACCTGTATGGTTTACCTCCGTTATTGCAGCTGATATTTTTCTCTAATCGAGGCTAATACAGGAGGGGGGGACCCGCCTGAGGGTACACGTGAAAAATGAAGGAACTCTGTTGCAGACGCCACACGGAAAAACGTGAAAGAGAAGGTCTCTTGATTGGATAGGCTATCAGCGAACAGAGTAGAACCGGTTACCCGTGGCTGCCAGCGCGGAGTGCCGCCAGGCTGACGGTCACACACATAGTCTTATTGCTGGATGAGGCCGACTCACCGGATACGGAAACAGGTATACGGTACGGTTGATTACCGCAGGTGGGATAGATCCCCTCAGCTCAGGAGCAGCCGGATCGTTTTGTCGATGCCCAGTTGTGGGCTCAAGCGGGCAACCCTTACCGCGTCTCTCACGTCCTGGCAACGACCGCCAAGCTTCCTGGCTATCTCTTCCGCAAGCTCTGGAGTGCTACCTTCACGATGTACCAATACGCCCTCGACGACCGAATGGAACTGTGCCGCGTCATAAGGTCTTAGCGTCCGCATGGCAAACCTGGACATCAGTTCCGGAGATAGCCTGGCCACTCGGTTGGTTGCTGCCACGACTCTAATGGCAATGGTGGCATCGAGTGCCCTGCCTTTCTTGGCCCGCACCAGTCTACCACCCTCCATCAAGCTGAGTAATGCCGCGGTATCGACGGCGCTCATCTTGTCCAGTTCGTCGATGAGCAGAATCTGCGGCTCCCGTTCCGCTACCACGTCCCACAGTCCCGCCTTGCTGGTTGCCGACCCAACAAGCCATAGAGCCTGCTTGCCACACACTCGCTCTATGTCCCACAGGAATAGGGACTTTGCGAGTGCCGGTGGCCCTGCCAGCAGCACATGCACTGGCTTGTCCGCAAGGAGTGCAGCCGTCAGGAGTTCCTTGACATCTTCATGGCCAATGATGTCTTCGAAGATGTCGCTGGGGAGTGTCACGGTTTCATCTCGATGTTTCTCACAGGCTTCTGATGCCTCCGTCAGCAGTGTTGCCTGCTGCCGGCCCAGGTCGGTTAGCAGCAATCCCCGATGGCTGTTTGAGTGGAACTTCTCCTCAAGCAGTCCCTTCAGCAATAGGCTATTCAGAGTAGGTGGGGCAACACGGACATCACTCCAACGCCATCCCAGGCTGAAGTCCTCCGGATCATGGGTCTGCTCGTATTCAAGTGTCTTGAGTAAGGCATCCGTCTGCTTCTGATTTAGGTTCATTCTACTCACCTCCCAGTGATAATAACAACGGCAGGGTGTAACTCCTTTGTCCCCTCTCCCTTCGGTTCTCTACCCCGTTCCGCCGACATTTTGCTGACAAACTGCTCAGTATCAGGCAGTATATGATGGTATGTCCAGGTACGATACATCACCGCGGTAACAACAGAAAAGGACCAGATACTACCTGGAGGGGCGGTGTGGGACATCGGGCTTCTTATGTTGGCTAAGACGTAGTCTACCAGACGACCGGATATCCGGTCCTCCCAGGCAGTCTATCACCAACTTGACTGCCAATTGTGCACTTCCACAAGGGGAAGGGGAAGAGATTATATCTGGGGGACACCGGCAGAATCTGGTTTCGGATTCTGCTAACGTCATTCTGTAAGAATGACGCCCAGACACCCCCGCCATAGGGGGCTCAGGCCCTTTCCAAGGGGTAGGCCCACTATGGACTTCCCTTTTTCAGAACCCTGTCAGAGTAGTAGCTCCATTTGAAAGCAGGGTAAAAATGCAGGGCAAACGAAGTTTGTATTAAGTTAATGCCCCACAGCAAGCTGTGGGGTAGTTTATTATATTCTCTAGCTATGGTAGCGGTGTCTCCAGAATCCACCTGCGGATGTTCTCGGCGACTTCCTCTCCGGCGTCCTCCTGGATGAAGTGACCTGCGTTCCTGATGGGCAGCGGGGGAGCGCAGTTGCGGAATATATTGCGGAACATACCCTCTCCTGCCCTGGTTATGGCGTCTCCCTCTGCCCAGGGTAGAAGTACCGGTAGCTCAAGCGTCTTCAGCACCTCGATGGCAACATGGTTGTCATAGGCACCGGGATGGTCCGGGCGTATCGGTACCTGACGGGGCCAGAGGAGGGCCGCTGTCTGATACTCCACCGAAGGGAAGGGCGCCCCGTAGGCGGCTGCTTCGGCTTCGGTCAGTTCGCGGTTGCCGACCGCCTGCTTCATCATTGCCGGCAGGTCGAACTCTGCCAGCCGTTGTGAAAGCCTTCGCCACGTCATAAAGGCTCCTCCCATTCCGCCGGTCTCCGCAGCAGACGACCCACCAGGTCTACCCCCATCGGGGATACCGGTGTTCATCGGGACAATCCGGGCAAAACGTTCGGGCAACTGAGAGACAACCCGCAGGCCAACCAGACCTCCCCAGTCCTGGCAGACCAGCGTGATTCGCTTGAGGTCCAGTTCCAGGATGAGCTTCCGCATCCAGCGCACGTATGCCCTGTAGCTGTATGCGTTATCCGCAACCGGCTTATCGGACCGTCCAAACCCTATCTGGTCGGGCACTATGACACGGCCTACCCCGGATAGAACCGGTATCATGTGTCGGTACAAATACCCCCAGGTCGGCTCACCGTGAAGCATCAGTATCGGGTCGCCGGAGCCTTCCTCCACGTAGGCCATGCGCAGACCTTCAATCTCCACATAGCGCGGCTCGTAGGGGTAGTCCGGCAGATTGGCAAAGCGTTCCTCCGGCGTACGCATCACTGAGCCGTCAGGCCAGGACAACTGCACCCGGTCGGTCTGCTGCTGAGCGAACCCGGCCACCAGCCTGATATCGGCGGGGTCCATGCCCTCGGTGACTTCCGCCACCCACGTCCCGAAGTCAAGCAGGTCACTATCAATCTCGTGCTCCGGGGGACGCGGCTCGTAGCGGTCCCAGAAACCGAAGACGGTGGCTGTCGAGGGCCGACCCCTACCGAGGTCCCCCAGTTCCAGGGCGTAGAGGTGGTCATGCTCCGAACGCCAGTAGACCCTGCCCGCGCGGATACCGGTCGCTCTCTCCAGTGCTTGGGCGACTTCCGGGCGGATATCAAGCTCCTGCTCTACCAGCAACGGGTCGGCACGGAGATAGGATAGCTGTTCAGCGGATGGTGTAATGAACTTCATAATGACCTCCCCACCGTCCTGTCAAGGAACTCGACTATGCTTCGGGCGATATCCGGGCCGCGGTCATCCTGAAGGAAGTGCGCCGCATTTTCAAATGTTATCGGGCCTTCGGCATGTGGCAGTAATTCCTTCAGTCGGTTAGCGTACTCTATTGGAAAGACATTGTCCTCCGGCGCCCAGATAAGGAGGGTCGGAATCCGAGCCAACTCCGGCAACCGTCGCTCGATGGTGAGCATGTCCTCCCAGCCACGGTCGCCTTCACGCATCGGGATGGTGCGCGGCCATGTCAACACCACGTGGTCCGAATCCGCCTCATCGTAGATGTGGTGATAGGCACGGGCTTCCGGCTCACTCATGCCCCGCCGGGAGACAAGTGATGGCCCGGCGTGGGACAGAATCTTGTGCCGTTTCATAAAGAACTGACCTATCAGCGGTGCGTGCCACGTTGTCCAGGGACGCGACGAAGAATGGAAGCGGCCGACATTACCGGTAAACAACCAGGTATTCATCAGCACCATTGCATCGAGTCGTTCCTGGCGCTGCAAGGCGGCACCAACTCCCTGTGGGCCTCCCCAGTCCTGCCCCACGACGACGAATCCCCGCAGTCGTAGCTGGTCCATGAGAGATACCAGGTCGGCAATGTGGTGGGGCGTCGTGAGAGCGCTGTCTACCCGCGGTTTGTCAGAGTAGCCCGCCCCAATCCAATCCGGCACGATAACCCGGTACCCGGCCTCGGTCAGCGGCGGAATGAAATAGCGGTATAGGAAGCCCCAGGTGGGATTTCCATGGAGGAGCAGGACCGGTCGGGCTCCGGGGTCACCCTCGTCGATGTAAGCCATAGTCCGCCCGTTCACGGTAGCCGCATGCTGCTCCCAGGGAAAGATTGCCTTGAGCCAGTCAGGTCTTTCAAGCAGTTTTCGGGTCATACGAACATCACCTCCTTTCGATGAGAGAAACAGAATAGTGTTTCAGGTTAACCGTAAGCGCAATTATAGCAGGCTGCTACGATAGCCGACAAGCAGAGTCACACAACCCCGATGTCCCGGCCTCGTTATTGCACCTGCCCGCTTATTGCCAGCACTCGCTCCAGCACCACAGCCACACCGTCGTCATCATTACTGGTAGTGGAATATCTGCAAAGGGATAGTACTTCAGGAACGGCATTAGCCATGGCTACCGCAGTACCACATGAGGCCAGCAAATCAACATCCGGAATATCATCTCCAAAGGCAAGCACATCAGCCATTGCGATTTCCCGCGACAGGAGGAGATGCCGTAGAGCGCCGGACTTTGATGCCCGGATACTCAGGATATTGAGAAACGTCATCCCGTTAGCCGGCACCACTGATACAATATCGCCATATCGCCGCGAGACCTCCGCAGCAAGGTCAGAGACATCGCTCCCACCACGACTGGCGGCAATCTTTGCGGGGTTTCTCGACAGAGCCTCGTCCACGGACGTGACCATATCCGGTGTTGCCGCGTTGAACCGCCAGAGCGTGTCTGCGTCGGCTGCCCAGTTGGCACCGAATTCCCAACCTTCGATTTCCACCGTCACGCGCACTTCCGGTCCCATGCCTACGAGCAGGTCCACAATGCCCCGGGCCACCCCTGTCGGGAGCACCTCCCGAAACTCACCTGACAGTGGCGGTGTTGTCAGGGCGACAGCGCCATTCATAACTACCAGAGAGCAGATGTTTGTCAGGTCATTACCGACCAGGCGGCGAAGCGTCCGGATGGGTCGAGAGGTGGCAATAACAACGGGAATGCCCCGTGCTACGCACCCTCTGATAGCCATGCGATTGCGCTCGGATAACTGTGTCCGGTTGTTTAGCAGGGTCCCGTCAAGGTCAACGGCAATCGCACCGGGAATACGGTTAAATGTGGGAATGTTCATCGCTTTCCAACTCCGGAACAGCACCCTCTTAAGTACGCATAGGTCACGCAGACAGCGCTAAGCGCCAAAAACATTATGTGTCAAAGAGACAACTTTTGCAAAGTAAACGGGAACTGCCGGTTGACTGTTCGAATGGGCAGCATATGCTTCGGGGAAGGACGCCCGGGTCACCGTTCCGCGATATTGATAATTGTCCGCACTATAATGTAGAATGAGCCAATGTTTCTTCCGTAAAAGGAGTGCCACGAGCAATGCGCAACTACATAATCCGAAGAATTGCTCTCATGATACCCACTCTTTTATTGGTAACCATAGTGGTCTTTCTCACCATTCGCCTTGTTCCCGGCAGCGCGGTGGAGATGATGGCTATCGAGATGGGGTCAAGGGAATCGACCGGTGGGCAGCTGGACATCGAGGCAGTCGAGGCAATGCTCGGCATGGACATGCCCTGGCATGAGCAATACCTGACATGGATGCAGGGTATCTTTATGCGCGGCGATTTCGGAGATTCCCTATGGTTAAAGCGCCCCGTACTCCCCGAGATAATCGCCAGGCTACCGATAACCTTTGAGCTTGGCCTTCTCGCATTTCTAATCTCACAGATAATCGCCATCCCGATAGGTCTCTATTCCGCGATACGTCAGGACACCATTGGCGACGTCCTGGGAAGGACTTTTGCCATTGTTAACCTGGCGACGCCTGCCTTCTGGCTGGCGACTATGATTATGGTCTTCCCATCCATATGGTGGGGCTGGTCGCCACCAATGCGCTAC contains the following coding sequences:
- a CDS encoding AAA family ATPase produces the protein MNLNQKQTDALLKTLEYEQTHDPEDFSLGWRWSDVRVAPPTLNSLLLKGLLEEKFHSNSHRGLLLTDLGRQQATLLTEASEACEKHRDETVTLPSDIFEDIIGHEDVKELLTAALLADKPVHVLLAGPPALAKSLFLWDIERVCGKQALWLVGSATSKAGLWDVVAEREPQILLIDELDKMSAVDTAALLSLMEGGRLVRAKKGRALDATIAIRVVAATNRVARLSPELMSRFAMRTLRPYDAAQFHSVVEGVLVHREGSTPELAEEIARKLGGRCQDVRDAVRVARLSPQLGIDKTIRLLLS
- a CDS encoding haloalkane dehalogenase, which gives rise to MKFITPSAEQLSYLRADPLLVEQELDIRPEVAQALERATGIRAGRVYWRSEHDHLYALELGDLGRGRPSTATVFGFWDRYEPRPPEHEIDSDLLDFGTWVAEVTEGMDPADIRLVAGFAQQQTDRVQLSWPDGSVMRTPEERFANLPDYPYEPRYVEIEGLRMAYVEEGSGDPILMLHGEPTWGYLYRHMIPVLSGVGRVIVPDQIGFGRSDKPVADNAYSYRAYVRWMRKLILELDLKRITLVCQDWGGLVGLRVVSQLPERFARIVPMNTGIPDGGRPGGSSAAETGGMGGAFMTWRRLSQRLAEFDLPAMMKQAVGNRELTEAEAAAYGAPFPSVEYQTAALLWPRQVPIRPDHPGAYDNHVAIEVLKTLELPVLLPWAEGDAITRAGEGMFRNIFRNCAPPLPIRNAGHFIQEDAGEEVAENIRRWILETPLP
- a CDS encoding alpha/beta fold hydrolase, which produces MTRKLLERPDWLKAIFPWEQHAATVNGRTMAYIDEGDPGARPVLLLHGNPTWGFLYRYFIPPLTEAGYRVIVPDWIGAGYSDKPRVDSALTTPHHIADLVSLMDQLRLRGFVVVGQDWGGPQGVGAALQRQERLDAMVLMNTWLFTGNVGRFHSSSRPWTTWHAPLIGQFFMKRHKILSHAGPSLVSRRGMSEPEARAYHHIYDEADSDHVVLTWPRTIPMREGDRGWEDMLTIERRLPELARIPTLLIWAPEDNVFPIEYANRLKELLPHAEGPITFENAAHFLQDDRGPDIARSIVEFLDRTVGRSL
- a CDS encoding HAD-IIB family hydrolase produces the protein MNIPTFNRIPGAIAVDLDGTLLNNRTQLSERNRMAIRGCVARGIPVVIATSRPIRTLRRLVGNDLTNICSLVVMNGAVALTTPPLSGEFREVLPTGVARGIVDLLVGMGPEVRVTVEIEGWEFGANWAADADTLWRFNAATPDMVTSVDEALSRNPAKIAASRGGSDVSDLAAEVSRRYGDIVSVVPANGMTFLNILSIRASKSGALRHLLLSREIAMADVLAFGDDIPDVDLLASCGTAVAMANAVPEVLSLCRYSTTSNDDDGVAVVLERVLAISGQVQ
- a CDS encoding ABC transporter permease yields the protein MRNYIIRRIALMIPTLLLVTIVVFLTIRLVPGSAVEMMAIEMGSRESTGGQLDIEAVEAMLGMDMPWHEQYLTWMQGIFMRGDFGDSLWLKRPVLPEIIARLPITFELGLLAFLISQIIAIPIGLYSAIRQDTIGDVLGRTFAIVNLATPAFWLATMIMVFPSIWWGWSPPMRYIPFGDDPMSNLEQFLIPAILMGTAMSATTMRMLRTTMLEVLRQDYVRTAWSKGLKERVIVIRHAMRNAMIPVITMISGQVPIMIGGAVIMEQIFSLPGMGRLFLDAINRRDYPFVSAINTLLAAFGMVLILLTDLSYAFLDPRVRYR